The Suncus etruscus isolate mSunEtr1 chromosome 14, mSunEtr1.pri.cur, whole genome shotgun sequence genome contains a region encoding:
- the PLA2G15 gene encoding phospholipase A2 group XV, whose translation MGLYRRPDYAALLSGGLLCLLLLAEPTLPAGRHPPVVLVPGDLGNQLEAKLDKPKVVHYLCSKKTDSYFTLWLNLELLLPVIIDCWIDNIRLIYNRTSRATQFPEGVDVQVPGFGQTYSLEFLDPSKRSVGAYFHTMVESLVSWGYTSGKDVRGAPYDWRRAPNENGPYFLALREMIEEMYQLYGGPVVLVAHSMGNMYMLYFLQRQPQAWKDKYIRAFVSLGAPWGGVAKTFRVLASGDNNRIPVISSLKIREQQRTAVSTSWLLPYNSTWSPEKVFVYTPTANYTLQDYARFFQDIGFPDGWLMRQDTEELVQAMVPPGVPLHCLYGTGVSTPNSFNYETFPDQEPKISFGNGDGTVNVESIQQCQKWIGSQEQPVWLQELPGSEHIAMLFNATTLAYLKRLLLGP comes from the exons ATGGGGCTCTACCGCCGCCCGGACTACGCGGCCCTGCTCTCGGGCGGCCTCCTGTGTCTCCTGCTGCTGGCAGAGCCGACGCTCCCGGCCGGACGTCATCCCCCGGTGGTACTGG TGCCTGGAGACTTGGGGAACCAGCTGGAGGCGAAGCTGGACAAGCCGAAGGTCGTGCACTACCTCTGCTCCAAGAAGACTGACAGCTACTTCACGCTCTGGCTCAACCTGGAGCTATTGCTGCCTGTAATCATTGACTGCTGGATAGATAACATCAG GCTGATCTACAACAGAACTTCCCGGGCCACCCAGTTTCCTGAAGGTGTGGATGTTCAGGTCCCCGGCTTCGGGCAGACCTACTCACTCGAGTTCCTGGACCCCAGCAAACGTAGTGTGG GTGCCTATTTCCACACCATGGTGGAGAGCCTTGTGAGTTGGGGCTACACATCGGGAAAGGATGTCCGGGGAGCCCCCTATGACTGGCGCCGAGCTCCAA ATGAAAACGGGCCCTACTTCCTGGCCCTCCGCGAGATGATCGAGGAGATGTACCAGCTGTACGGGGGCCCAGTGGTGCTGGTTGCCCACAGCATGGGAAACATGTACATGCTCTACTTTCTGCAGCGGCAGCCACAGGCCTGGAAGGACAAGTACATCCGGGCCTTTGTGTCCCTGGGTGCGCCCTGGGGGGGCGTGGCCAAGACATTTCGAGTCCTGGCCTCAG GAGATAACAACCGTATCCCCGTCATTAGTTCTCTGAAGATCCGGGAGCAGCAACGCACAGCCGTCTCCACCAGTTGGCTGCTGCCCTACAATTCTACCTGGTCCCCCGAGAAGGTGTTCGTGTATACACCCACTGCCAACTACACACTGCAGGATTATGCCCGCTTCTTTCAGGACATTGGCTTCCCTGACGGCTGGCTTATGCGGCAGGACACCGAAGAGCTGGTCCAGGCCatggtgccaccaggtgtgccactTCACTGTCTCTATGGCACAGGAGTCAGTACCCCAAACTCCTTCAATTATGAGACCTTCCCAGACCAGGAGCCGAAGATCTCCTTCGGTAATGGTGATGGCACAGTGAACGTGGAGAGCATCCAGCAGTGCCAGAAGTGGATAGGTAGCCAGGAGCAGCCGGTGTGGCTGCAGGAGCTGCCGGGCAGCGAGCACATTGCAATGTTGTTCAACGCCACCACCCTGGCCTATCTCAAACGCCTGCTCCTTGGACCCTGA